From Elephas maximus indicus isolate mEleMax1 chromosome 25, mEleMax1 primary haplotype, whole genome shotgun sequence, the proteins below share one genomic window:
- the TRMT6 gene encoding tRNA (adenine(58)-N(1))-methyltransferase non-catalytic subunit TRM6 isoform X1 has translation MEGSGEEPGPQPPQPPQPPQPPQLGDHRIRDGDFVVLKREDVFKAVQVQRRKKVTFEKQWFYLDNAIGHSYGTTFEVTSGGSLQPKKKKEEPASETKEAGIDNRNIIDDGKSQKLTQDDIKALKDKGIKGEEIVQQLIENSTTFRDKTEFAQDKYIKKKKKKYEAVVTVVKPSTRILSVMYYAREPGKINHMRYDTLAQMLTLGNIRAGNKMIVMETCAGLVLGAMMERMGGFGSIIQLYPGGGPVRAATACFGFPKSFLSGLYEFPLNKVDSLLNGTFSSEMLSSESKGSASVEESNGITEEKQASEQENEDSMAEAPESTLPEEQETMEIVSEDPEDKDPKERGSKKDYIQEKQRRQEEQRKRHLEAAALLNERNADGCVDENCRRPPDVAGLSSPDCLIVASRFHPIPLLMSLLDFVAPSRPFVVYCQYKEPLLECYTKLRERGGVINLRLSETWLRNYQVLPDRSHPKLLMSGGGGYLLSGFTVAMDNVKTDTSLKPNVSTLELKNTEEPAAKKRKCLESDS, from the exons AAAAGTAACGTTTGAAAAACAGTGGTTCTATCTGGATAATGCCATTGGCCATAGTTACGGAACCACATTTGAAGTGACCAGCGGAGGCAGTCTTCAGcccaagaagaagaaggaagagccTGCTTCAG AGACAAAAGAAGCAGGCATTGACAATCGAAATATAATCGATGATGGGAAATCTCAGAAACTTACTCAAGATGACATAAAAGCCTTGAAGGACAAGGGCATTAAAGGAGAG GAAATAGTTCAGCAGTTAATTGAAAATAGTACCACATTCCGAGACAAGACAGAATTTGCTcaagataaatatataaaaaagaagaagaaaaa aTATGAAGCCGTTGTTACTGTGGTGAAGCCATCTACCCGCATTCTTTCAGTTATGTATTATGCAAGAGAACCTGGAAAAATTAA CCACATGAGATACGATACACTAGCCCAGATGCTGACGTTGGGAAATATTCGTGCTGGCAATAAAATGATCGTAATGGAGACCTGTGCGGGTTTGGTGCTGGGTGCGATGATGGAACGAATGGGAG GTTTTGGTTCCATTATTCAGCTGTATCCCGGAGGTGGACCCGTTCGGGCAGCGACAGCATGTTTTGGATTTCCCAAATCTTTCCTCAGTGGTCTTTATGAATTCCCCCTCAACAAAGTGGACAGTCTCCTAAATGGGACGTTTTCATCCGAGATGTTGTCTTCAGAGTCAAAAGGCAGTGCTTCGGTTGAAGAAAGTAACGGCATAACTGAGGAAAAACAGGCTTCTGAACAGGAGAATGAAGACAGCATGGCAGAAGCCCCAGAGAGCACCCTCCCAGAAGAACAAGAAACAATGGAAATCGTTTCTGAAGATCCAGAAGATAAGGACCCTAaagagagaggaagcaaaaagGATTAT ATTCAGGAGAAGCAAAGGAGACAAGAAGAGCAGAGGAAAAGACATTTAGAGGCCGCAGCTCTGCTGAATGAAAGAAACGCAGATGGGTGCGTTGATGAAAACTGCAGGAGGCCTCCTGATGTTGCTGGGCTCTCCTCTCCAGATTG TTTAATTGTAGCAAGCCGTTTCCATCCCATTCCACTGCTGATGTCCTTGCTGGACTTTGTGGCCCCTTCCAGGCCATTTGTAGTCTACTGTCAATATAAAGAG CCTCTGTTGGAATGCTACACAAAACTGCGGGAGAGGGGAGGGGTCATCAACCTCAGGCTGTCTGAAACCTGGCTCAGAAATTACCAG gTTTTGCCAGATCGAAGTCATCCCAAACTGCTGATGAGTGGAGGTGGGGGGTACCTACTCTCAGGCTTCACTGTGGCCATGGACAATGTCAAGACAGACACCAGCCTCAAACCCAATGTCAGCACTTTAGAACTGAAGAATACTGAGGAGCCAGCAGCAAAAAAACGGAAATGCCTAGAATCTGACTCATAA